In Oncorhynchus keta strain PuntledgeMale-10-30-2019 unplaced genomic scaffold, Oket_V2 Un_contig_5214_pilon_pilon, whole genome shotgun sequence, the following proteins share a genomic window:
- the LOC118382317 gene encoding serine/arginine repetitive matrix protein 2-like isoform X8 yields MPDAPSGRSSALEAVRSTLCPAHRSLLQRILRLAHQQHRLSLAYRDAHRRLVPPPDPLCGHLVAKQQDDTSSPPSFTDCWSRSGPTDWKTPGGPGCCCWLPPVCFCLQSLRCLSCQSLSLGHITTGVRSPSSLCSFTSSSSRSSSALCPNPSVCPVASVCCSNPQPCASCCSEHTYLAPVRHTDPGGGGGSECPVLKRERSPSPPPLSPIPSDMDGKEEDKPPSLLQQEGEKEEEAGCGGEVGEDREQQDLVERFSDKLKAIRPQEKDPPLSSALANHNLEKDPHLTTSANQHIAESQADAHLSEIITTVLNTGGGSDYSLNDMLHHHDNNESHPPRTRSRRRQEALAAMATLPDQSSTRRQTVLIKRELARLNQSLGRRLSLGKNKSRSATPFSTCSSPEPTPVTAEIDRITEEEGETGRVKEGETGRVKEGETGRVKEEETGRVKEGETGRVKEEETGRVKEGETGRVKEGETGRVKEGETGRVNEGETGRVKEGETGRVKEGETGRVKEGETGRVKEGETGRVKEGETGRVKEGERGRVKEGETGRVNEGETGRVKEGVTEKVTAEEAGPVRVTKDRVGMKEEMEKPPVLSSTQQSPPQEDQHKPESWNITCQDSSRSDLPEKRREEESPGSTSSGLPERSREEEEESPGSTSSGLPERSREEESPGSTSSTCDHGSGLPERSREEEEESPGSTSSGLPERSRVEEEESPGSTSSGLPEKSREEEEETAGSSKDSSRVSARNSPSHPCRTRRGSRSQPGCSSQVVVGRSSDAGRSRRSIVPPQRFSSYVTEPRMMYSAACFSERIFSAQRTPKDRQPLNAPNTNRTDSPSSATDTAEGLGEAREEELPLASSPEDVSQERRGGRGCRSTARGQSSDRESQRRGQVIPVTAASSEQQSPPKQRSQNRADVRLRAAKPFGRLRSSHSAQQSQPASPQTASRPEVPTEQPQYISPIKLMFVSAVVGEEGVRYTLKAAAPGSNWHGQETFDPCEESSWAGSPEKTPEKTRSPPKTRSPLQTRSPLKTRSPLQTRSPPQTRSPPLTRSPPQTRSPLQTRSPPKNTISSSPKLCGTTRGGEGGSPPKRSPGSQNGDGSPPFRETTPTKRRPGRPKKLGPQLEKRAKRPIGRPPKQRGVEPSCDSRQGGQDRSSGVPLGCSTGEEGNKERDPANRNLKITVVYGRSHRTKRTVSEEAACLQATEQLMDLNFVRPVKEKRFAPHASSNIIKCQKLQCTAAMRRPGRPAKVKISGISVTVTTTSPGKRKIHMNRDTARKSPEKLWQRKALLPEPQPSKEPRKISSTPTSEDATLMQIERTTESEDGARERQTQTPPVLAVRHSVRVRKPSVYLLHSVATSTSRSLSHSTALLRRSRQLLINRASSKGSHRKRKEEGREDTPGQEELLSGREERRSEGRGGVLCEDLSQVAGVSVDSIFPASSSEALRWWPVSSDQDSLNQELARRIRLISQSWVAAAATHTTRTGTIMSAKQRLDDDSLSSWKPEVGSAVRLLFDRRCSVERLASWFMQTTETQSLGIVKKTSSRNPYELLHYPRNASRESIFPSPQTMRLRKHIKKFAKAVPKSPAQLRLVQERLRRGRELNARRRLFTARPASGGLRLRAPWKVRALGTYRTTLLRVREKFLTWTLRAKQPNRLIWRRSQVEEGNSPHQVWPSAQPREELTRSPHHHCLPASSETSHPCSPDRLTGLTKQQRLSSKAWSPERLKECCVFLKKINSPDTESTVEKEWDVCTVNLDDTYCPDETRQEERSGEDDKAVKTERRKRRVPWKESSGSPQEVMVQEHNQVRAGNRRGKQKHSGKSTSQSPTPPPAKATSQSPTPTPAKATSQSPTPPPAKATSQSPTPPPAKATSQSPAPTPAKATSQSPTPPPAKATSQSPTPPPTKVMRKSRGRGLTGPRWRDFILGT; encoded by the exons ATGCCCGATGCCCCAAGTGGGAGGAGCTCTGCTCTGGAAGCGGTACGCTCCACGTTATGCCCCGCCCATCGCTCTCTGCTCCAGCGAATCTTGAGGCTCGCCCACCAGCAGCACCGTCTATCATTGGCCTACAGGGACGCCCATCGCCGCCTCGTCCCGCCCCCAGACCCTCTCTGCGGCCACCTGGTGGCCAAACAACAGGACGACacgtcctctcctccttccttcactGACTGTTGGAGCCGTAGTGGTCCGACTGACTGGAAGACACCAGGTGGTCCAGGCTGTTGCTGCTGGCTGCCTCCTGTGTGTTTCTGCCTCCAGAGCCTCCGCTGCCTGTCCTGCCAGAGCCTGTCCCTGGGACACATCACCACTGGGGTTCGCTCCCCTTCTTCTCTGTGCTCTTTCACGTCCTCCTCTTCTCGTTCATCCTCCGCTCTGTGCCCTAATCCCTCAGTGTGTCCCGTGGCCTCTGTCTGTTGCTCCAACCCCCAGCCCTGCGCCTCCTGCTGCTCAGAACACACCTACCTGGCcccggtcagacacacagacccgggaggtggaggaggaagcgAGTGCCCTGTCCTCAAGAGAGAGCgatccccctctccaccccctctctcccccataccCTCAGACATGGACGGTAAGGAGGAAGACAAGCCTCCCTCTCTTCTGCAGCAGGAGGGGGAAAAAGAGGAGGAGGCTGGGTGTGGTGGGGAGGTGGGTGAGGACAGGGAGCAGCAGGACCTGGTGGAGCGTTTCAGTGACAAACTAAAGGCAATCAGACCCCAGGAGAAGGATCCTCCACTCAGCTCTGCCTTAGCCAATCACAACCTCGAGAAGGATCCCCACCTGACGACCTCGGCCAATCAGCACATTGCAGAGTCCCAGGCCGACGCCCACCTGAGTGAGATCATCACCACCGTTCTGAACACGGGTGGCGGCAGCGACTACAGCCTAAACGACATGTTGCATCACCATGACAACAACGAGAGCCATCCACCTCGGACGCGTTCCCGGCGGCGACAGGAGGCCCTGGCTGCCATGGCGACTTTGCCCGACCAGTCGTCCACCCGGCGCCAGACCGTGCTAATCAAACGGGAGCTGGCCAGGCTGAACCAATCGCTGGGCAGGAGGCTATCGCTAGGGAAGAACAAGAGCCGCAGTGCCACGCCCTTTTCTACCTGCTCCTCACCTGAACCAACCCCTGTTACAGCAGAGATAGACAGaatcacagaggaggagggagagactggtagagtgaaggagggagagaccggtagagtgaaggagggagagaccg gtagagtgaaggaggaagagaccggtagagtgaaggagggagagaccggtagagtgaaggaggaagagaccggtagagtgaaggagggagagaccggtagagtgaaggagggagagaccggtagagtgaaggagggagagaccggtagagtgaacgagggagagACCGgtagagtgaaggagggagagaccggtagagtgaaggagggagagaccggtagagtgaaggagggagagaccggtagagtgaaggagggagagaccggtagagtgaaggagggagagaccggtagagtgaaggagggagagagaggtagagtgaagGAGGGTGAGAccggtagagtgaacgagggagagACCGGTAGAGTGAAGGAGGGTGTGACAGAGAAGGTGACAGCAGAGGAGGCAGGTCCAGTTAGAGTCACGAAGGATAGAGTCGGcatgaaggaggagatggagaaacccccagtcctctcctctacacaACAGAGTCCCCCGCAGGAGGACCAACACAAACCAGAGAGCTGGAACATCACCTGTCAGGACAGCAGTAGGAGTGACCTCcctgagaagaggagagaggaggagtcacCAGGAAGTACCAGCAGTGGTCTTcctgagaggagtagagaggaagaggaggagtcacCAGGTAGTACCAGCAGTGGTCTTcctgagaggagtagagaggaggagtcaCCAGGTAGTACCAGCAGCACCTGTGACCATGGCAGTGGTCTTcctgagaggagtagagaggaagaggaggagtcacCAGGTAGTACCAGCAGTGGTCTTCCTGAGAGGAGTAGAGTGGAAGAGGAGGAGTCACCAGGTAGTACCAGCAGTGGTCTTCCTGAGAagagtagagaggaagaggaggagacagcaggcagcagcaAGGACAGTAGCAGAGTGTCAGCCAGGAATAGCCCATCCCACCCCTGCAGAACCAGGAGAGGCAGCAGGTCCCAGCCAGGCTGCAGCAGccaggtggtggtggggaggagcAGCGATGCTGGGAGGTCCAGGAGGAGCATCGTCCCTCCCCAGCGGTTCTCCTCCTACGTCACAGAGCCCAGGATGATGTATTCTGCTGCCTGTTTCTCAGAGAGGATCTTCTCCGCCCAGAGGACGCCAAAGGATCGGCAACCACTCAATGCCCCCAACACCAATCGCACAGACTCCCCGTCCTCGGCCACAGACACGGCTGAGGGGTTGGGCGAAGCAAGAGAAGAGGAATTACCGCTGGCATCCAGTCCGGAGGATGTcagtcaggagaggaggggaggcagaggcTGTAGATCAACAGCAAGAGGTCAGAGTTCAGACCGTGAGTCACAGAGACGAGGTCAGGTGATTCCCGTCACTGCAGCTTCCTCTGAGCAGCAGAGTCCCCCTAAACAGCGCTCCCAGAACAGGGCAGACGTTAGGCTCAGAGCAGCCAAACCTTTCGGGCGCTTACGCTCGTCCCACTCCGCCCAACAGTCCCAACCAGCGAGCCCTCAGACAGCCTCCAGGCCAGAGGTCCCCACAGAGCAGCCTCAGTACATCAGCCCCATCAAGCTGATGTTTGTGTCTGCAGTAGTGGGCGAGGAGGGGGTGAGGTACACCCTGAAGGCGGCTGCACCAGGATCCAACTGGCATGGACAGGAGACCTTTGACCCCTGTGAGGAGTCATCGTGGGCTGGAAGTCCAGAGAAGACCCCAGAGAAGACCAGGAGTCCACCGAAGACCAGGAGTCCCCTCCAGACCAGGAGTCCACTGAAGACCAGGAGTCCCCTCCAGACCAGGAGTCCACCCCAGACCAGGAGTCCACCCCTGACCAGGAGTCCACCCCAGACCAGGAGTCCCCTTCAGACCAGGAGTCCACCCAAGAACACCATATCGTCATCACCAAAGCTGTGTGGAAcgacgagaggaggagaggggggtagcCCGCCAAAACGGTCCCCTGGGTCCCAGAACGGAGATGGCTCGCCTCCTTTTCGTGAAACCACCCCCACAAAGAGACGTCCGGGACGTCCCAAGAAACTGGGCCCCCAGCTGGAGAAGAGGGCCAAGAGGCCGATCGGCCGCCCGCCCAAGCAAAGGGGTGTAGAGCCGAGCTGTGACTCCAGGCAGGGTGGTCAGGACCGGTCCAGTGGAGTTCCCTTAGGCTGCAGCACCGGGGAGGAGGGCAACAAGGAGAGAGACCCAGCCAACAGGAACCTGAAGATCACCGTGGTGTACGGACGCTCCCACAGGACCAAGAGGACAGTGTCGGAGGAGGCTGCTTGTCTCCAGGCTACAGAGCAGCTGATGGATCTGAACTTCGTCAGACCGGTGAAGGAGAAGAGGTTCGCTCCCCACGCCAGCAGCAACATTATCAAGTGCCAGAAGCTGCAGTGTACCGCGGCCATGCGTCGTCCAGGGAGACCCGCCAAGGTCAAGATCTCCGGAATCTCTGTTACCGTCACCACCACGTCGCCGGGGAAACGCAAGATCCACATGAACCGGGACACAGCCAGGAAATCTCCGGAGAAGCTCTGGCAGCGGAAAGCCCTCCTTCCTGAACCCCAGCCTTCCAAAGAGCCCAGGAAAATCAGCAGCACGCCGACTAGCGAAGACGCCACTCTGATGCAGATAGAGAGAACGACAGAGTCCgaggatggagcgagggagcgaCAGACCCAGACTCCTCCTGTGTTGGCGGTGCGTCACTCTGTGAGGGTGAGGAAGCCTTCAGTGTACCTGCTTCACTCTGTAGCCACCTCCACCTCTAGGTCCCTGAGCCACAGTACCGCCCTGCTGCGCCGATCCAGACAGCTACTGATCAACAGGGCCAGCAGCAAGGGCAGCCATCgcaagaggaaggaggagggaagagaggacacTCCAGGGCAGGAGGAGCTGCTATccgggagggaggagaggaggagcgagggaagaggaggagtgttGTGTGAGGACTTAAGCCAGGTAGCGGGGGTTTCGGTAGACTCCATTTTCCCAGCCAGCTCCAGCGAGGCGTTGAGGTGGTGGCCCGTCTCCTCCGACCAGGACAGCCTGAACCAAGAGCTGGCTCGCAGGATCCGCCTCATATCCCAAAGCTGGGTCGCTGCCGCTGCCACCCACACCACCAGGACGGGGACGATCATGTCCGCCAAGCAGAGACTCGACGACGACTCTTTGTCCTCCTGGAAGCCAGAGGTTGGGTCGGCAGTGCGGCTGCTGTTTGACCGGCGCTGCAGCGTGGAGAGGCTGGCCTCCTGGTTCATGCAGACCACTGAGACTCAGTCTCTGGGCATTGTGAAGAAGACCAGCTCCAGAAACCCCTATGAGCTCCTGCACTACCCCCGGAACGCCAGCAGGGAGAGCATCTTTCCCAGCCCACAGACCATGCGACTACGCAAACACATCAAGAAGTTTGCCAAAGCTGTGCCGAAGAGCCCCGCCCAGCTCCGTCTGGTCCAGGAACGGCTCCGACGTGGAAGAGAGCTGAATGCCAGGCGGCGTCTGTTCACTGCGAGGCCGGCGTCTGGCGGGCTGCGTCTCAGAGCTCCTTGGAAGGTCAGGGCCCTCGGGACATACAGAACCACTCTGCTCAGAGTCAGAGAAAAGTTCCTCACCTGGACCCTCAGAGCCAAGCAGCCCAACAGGCTGATCTGGAGGAGAAGCCAGGTGGAGGAAGGCAACTCACCTCACCAGGTCTGGCCTTCTGCTCAGCCCAGGGAAGAGCTCACCAGGTCTCCACATCACCACTGTCTACCTGCCTCCTCAGAGACCAGTCATCCCTGCAGCCCCGACCGGCTGACAGGCCTCACCAAACAGCAGCGTCTCAGCTCTAAAGCCTGGAGTCCAGAGAGACTGAAGGAGTGTTGCGTGTTCCTCAAGAAGATCAACTCCCCCGACACAGAGTCCACCGTTGAGAAGGAGTGGGATGTCTGCACCGTCAATCTAGATGACACATACTGCCCCGACGAgaccagacaggaggagaggagcggagaggacgACAAAGCTGTgaaaacagagagaaggaagaggagagttcCCTGGAAGGAGTCTAGCGGCTCGCCGCAGGAGGTGATGGTTCAGGAGCACAACCAGGTCCGAGCCGGGAACAGGAGAGGCAAACAGAAACATTCAGGGAAGTCCACGAGCCAGTCACCGACCCCGCCGCCAGCGAAAGCCACGAGCCAATCCCCGACCCCGACGCCAGCGAAAGCCACGAGCCAATCCCCGACCCCGCCGCCAGCGAAAGCCACGAGCCAATCCCCGACCCCGCCGCCAGCGAAAGCCACGAGCCAATCACCGGCCCCGACGCCAGCGAAAGCCACGAGCCAATCACCGACCCCGCCGCCAGCGAAAGCCACGAGCCAATCACCGACCCCGCCGCCAACGAAAGTCATGAGAAAATCGCGTGGGAGGGGCCTGACCGGGCCGCGGTGGCGTGACTTCATACTGG GAACCTGA